Proteins encoded by one window of Sphingosinicella sp. BN140058:
- a CDS encoding LysR substrate-binding domain-containing protein: MLGGRFPSLASIRAFESAARLGSFTKAGRELGTSSASVSYHVRQLEAQIGVALFRRLAHRVELTEPGEMVATEASKAFAALRASFVRAAEAEEGRLSLTTLPTIGTSWLAPRLGHFRTLHPEIQLELDLSDVPEDLAGGRFDAAIRNGDGRWPGLRAVPLFPSLFMPLCVPALLDAARSLGDPAAPLAVPRLGRADWWQLWYRSRGYDAGPPPGSYGTTLATEYLDVAAALAGHGIVIASPILFRSELESGRLIAAHDFVVPAGRAFWFVYPVARQRSRKIGLFREWLCAEAAAACAASADLIARAEKVGPIVMPA, encoded by the coding sequence ATGCTCGGCGGCCGGTTTCCCTCGCTTGCCTCGATCCGCGCCTTCGAGTCGGCAGCCCGGCTCGGCAGCTTCACCAAGGCAGGACGGGAACTCGGCACGTCGTCCGCATCGGTCAGCTACCATGTCCGGCAACTCGAGGCGCAGATCGGTGTCGCCCTGTTTCGCCGCCTGGCGCACCGGGTCGAGCTTACCGAGCCCGGCGAGATGGTGGCGACGGAGGCCAGCAAGGCCTTTGCCGCGCTGCGGGCAAGCTTCGTGCGCGCGGCGGAGGCGGAGGAGGGGCGGCTTTCGCTCACCACGCTGCCGACGATCGGGACAAGTTGGCTCGCCCCGCGGCTCGGCCACTTTCGCACTCTGCATCCGGAGATCCAGCTCGAACTCGATCTGTCGGATGTCCCCGAGGATCTCGCCGGCGGCCGTTTCGACGCTGCCATCCGCAACGGCGATGGCCGCTGGCCTGGTCTGCGGGCGGTTCCTCTCTTCCCAAGCCTGTTCATGCCGCTCTGCGTCCCAGCCCTCTTGGATGCGGCACGGAGTCTCGGCGATCCGGCGGCGCCGCTCGCCGTACCCCGGCTCGGGCGCGCCGATTGGTGGCAGCTCTGGTACCGCAGCCGAGGATATGATGCAGGTCCTCCGCCAGGCTCTTACGGCACTACCCTCGCGACCGAATATCTGGACGTCGCCGCCGCGCTTGCCGGACATGGCATCGTGATCGCCTCGCCGATTCTGTTCCGTAGCGAGTTGGAGTCGGGGCGCTTGATCGCGGCCCACGATTTCGTCGTGCCCGCGGGCCGCGCCTTCTGGTTCGTCTATCCAGTGGCGCGGCAGCGCAGCCGCAAGATCGGCCTGTTTCGGGAGTGGCTATGTGCGGAGGCGGCGGCTGCATGCGCAGCCAGCGCCGACCTGATCGCACGTGCCGAGAAGGTAGGGCCGATCGTCATGCCGGCTTGA
- a CDS encoding glutathione S-transferase: MKLLYQTHSPFARKVLVFAHEAGLAEAIEVVHHETSPTQRNAEVFAQNPLGKVPVLLRPGSSPLFDSDVICLYLDGLAARSLYPIGVERRLGALRLQALAQGLAEAGIAYRWETARRPEGLRYPPLAAGYAEKLKTAYDWLEVHGDYDAPIHIGHVALATTLEWLDFRGLPPFRPARPKLAAWFDAFAERPSMRSTPLAGDTVD; the protein is encoded by the coding sequence ATGAAACTGCTTTACCAGACCCACTCCCCGTTCGCTCGCAAGGTGCTGGTCTTCGCGCACGAGGCCGGCCTCGCCGAGGCCATCGAGGTCGTCCATCACGAGACCAGTCCGACGCAGCGCAATGCCGAGGTATTCGCCCAGAACCCGCTCGGCAAGGTGCCGGTGCTGCTGCGGCCCGGCAGTTCGCCGCTGTTCGATTCCGACGTCATCTGTCTCTACCTTGATGGTCTGGCTGCCCGCAGCCTTTACCCGATCGGCGTCGAGAGACGGCTCGGTGCACTGCGACTGCAAGCGTTGGCGCAGGGCCTTGCCGAAGCAGGCATCGCCTATCGCTGGGAAACCGCCCGGCGGCCGGAGGGCTTACGCTATCCACCGCTCGCCGCAGGTTATGCCGAGAAATTGAAGACCGCGTATGACTGGTTGGAAGTGCACGGCGATTATGACGCACCGATCCATATCGGCCATGTCGCGCTGGCGACGACACTCGAATGGCTCGATTTTCGTGGCCTGCCGCCATTTCGGCCGGCACGGCCGAAGCTTGCCGCCTGGTTCGATGCTTTCGCCGAGCGTCCGTCGATGCGATCGACCCCGCTGGCCGGAGACACGGTCGACTAG
- a CDS encoding Lrp/AsnC family transcriptional regulator, whose amino-acid sequence MDGYDRRILAALQEDADLTAEQMSEQVALSPSAIQRRIRRLKESGVIERTVAITNPRSLGSPNLLIVSLEVERERPELLAHLRRWLAAEEQVQQAYYVTGNADFVLIVTAPDMERYEAFMTRLLADNSNVRRYHTNVMLGHVKRSLTIPVHDL is encoded by the coding sequence ATGGACGGCTATGACAGACGGATTTTGGCGGCGCTGCAGGAGGATGCGGACCTGACTGCCGAGCAGATGTCCGAACAGGTTGCACTCTCCCCGTCGGCGATCCAGCGCCGCATTCGTCGGTTGAAGGAAAGCGGCGTCATCGAGCGAACCGTGGCGATAACAAATCCACGCAGTCTCGGCTCACCGAACCTGCTGATCGTGTCGCTGGAGGTCGAACGGGAGCGGCCCGAACTGCTTGCCCATCTGCGTCGCTGGCTCGCGGCCGAAGAACAGGTCCAGCAGGCCTATTACGTGACCGGCAACGCCGATTTCGTGTTGATCGTCACGGCGCCGGACATGGAGCGGTACGAAGCCTTCATGACCCGCTTGCTTGCCGACAACAGCAACGTGCGCCGGTACCACACCAACGTCATGCTTGGGCATGTCAAGCGAAGCCTGACGATCCCGGTCCACGATCTCTAG
- a CDS encoding pyridoxal-phosphate dependent enzyme — protein MTSRAQIIEAFRTPIATPLIAAPAIAVRCGVGAVLIKDESRRSFGNFKMLGGLAAGLSALARFAGTPVESLFAMDGRHLPPLVCASDGNHGLAVAAAASAAATRAIVFLHDDVDHRRAARIRELGAEIVRVSGTYDDAVDRAATFAAGGGGLLIADTSERTDDPVVTDVIAGYRRIIDELEEAARRSMTHAFIQAGVGGLAAAVAEAFARRQGPPIRMIVVEPDQAACVGHALRHGVAEPIPGSLVTTAEMLSCGVASVPALAILQRHGAEAATVSETELGAAVPILAAEAGVEASPSGAAGLAGLLRAAADPCRRAHFRLDRSSTVFLVASEGAAPSA, from the coding sequence ATGACCAGTCGCGCGCAGATCATCGAGGCGTTCAGAACGCCGATCGCCACTCCGCTGATCGCTGCCCCGGCGATCGCGGTTCGCTGCGGGGTCGGGGCCGTCCTGATCAAGGATGAGAGCAGGCGCAGTTTCGGGAATTTCAAGATGCTCGGTGGGCTCGCCGCCGGCCTTTCGGCGCTGGCCCGCTTCGCCGGCACGCCGGTGGAGTCACTGTTCGCAATGGACGGCCGGCATTTGCCGCCGCTCGTCTGCGCCAGCGACGGCAACCATGGCTTGGCCGTTGCTGCCGCCGCCTCGGCCGCGGCCACGCGGGCGATCGTTTTCCTGCACGATGATGTCGATCATCGCCGCGCGGCGCGCATCCGGGAATTGGGGGCGGAGATCGTTCGCGTGTCTGGCACCTATGACGATGCCGTGGATCGGGCAGCAACGTTCGCGGCAGGCGGCGGCGGCTTGCTGATCGCCGACACGTCGGAACGCACCGACGATCCCGTCGTGACGGATGTCATCGCCGGCTATCGCCGGATCATCGACGAGCTCGAAGAGGCGGCGCGGCGGAGCATGACCCATGCCTTTATACAGGCTGGTGTCGGAGGCTTGGCCGCTGCCGTTGCGGAGGCTTTCGCCCGGCGTCAGGGCCCGCCCATCCGGATGATCGTCGTGGAGCCGGATCAAGCGGCGTGCGTCGGGCACGCACTCCGCCATGGCGTCGCTGAGCCGATCCCGGGATCTCTTGTGACTACGGCGGAAATGCTTTCCTGCGGCGTCGCCTCGGTGCCTGCGCTCGCCATATTGCAGCGCCACGGCGCCGAGGCGGCGACGGTCAGCGAAACCGAATTGGGCGCAGCGGTTCCGATCCTCGCGGCAGAAGCCGGGGTTGAGGCAAGTCCGTCGGGCGCGGCAGGTCTCGCAGGGCTGCTGCGCGCTGCCGCCGATCCCTGCCGCCGCGCGCACTTCCGGCTGGATCGGTCTTCCACAGTGTTTCTTGTCGCCAGCGAAGGTGCGGCTCCGAGCGCCTGA
- a CDS encoding carbon-nitrogen hydrolase family protein yields MRIGLASLPHHAVPDHGLAALQHLFIDAAAQGVDLICTPENFLPGMRGVGLDVGAWTGDDLARAETALAAMAGESRVGAIIGVERPVTGGRHASALVIGPDGSVLGYQDKVQVDPAEDALFVPGDRRQLFELAGVPFGVAICHEGWRYPETVRWAARRGARIVFHLQYSPAAEQPLPDAWAPSEGTMHEKAAICRAAENHVFFATVNFAIPNCLAGTALIGPEGQVIARQKRGQAGLLIADVDSSLATGRFAARLREAAYS; encoded by the coding sequence ATGCGCATCGGCCTCGCTTCCCTGCCCCATCATGCCGTTCCTGACCATGGCCTTGCCGCCCTTCAGCATCTCTTCATTGATGCGGCGGCGCAGGGCGTTGACCTCATCTGCACCCCGGAAAACTTCCTTCCGGGCATGCGCGGGGTCGGCCTGGATGTCGGTGCCTGGACCGGAGATGATCTTGCACGCGCTGAAACGGCTTTGGCGGCAATGGCCGGGGAAAGCCGCGTCGGCGCAATCATCGGAGTCGAGCGGCCCGTGACGGGCGGCCGGCATGCCTCTGCGCTGGTGATCGGGCCGGACGGTTCCGTGCTCGGGTACCAGGACAAGGTCCAGGTCGATCCGGCCGAGGACGCTCTTTTCGTTCCAGGCGACCGGCGGCAGCTTTTCGAGCTCGCCGGGGTGCCGTTCGGTGTCGCAATCTGCCACGAAGGGTGGCGCTATCCCGAAACGGTCCGCTGGGCGGCACGCCGCGGCGCCAGGATCGTCTTCCACCTCCAATATTCGCCGGCGGCGGAGCAGCCCCTGCCGGACGCATGGGCGCCGTCCGAGGGAACGATGCACGAGAAGGCCGCCATTTGCCGAGCCGCCGAGAACCACGTCTTCTTCGCGACCGTGAACTTCGCCATTCCCAATTGCCTTGCGGGCACGGCGCTCATCGGCCCCGAGGGACAGGTAATAGCCCGCCAGAAACGCGGACAGGCGGGCTTGCTGATTGCCGACGTCGACAGCAGTCTTGCCACCGGACGCTTCGCGGCGCGCTTGCGGGAAGCCGCCTACTCCTGA
- a CDS encoding aspartyl protease family protein, translated as MILAGRPITALLDSGASRSVLDRRWAASAGLDCPTGQQLAGLTATVSAQTARPLTIRIGDTQLPPISPAVLDLAHLSAAARTRIDLVLGQEAFLHNRVEIDPDRMVVRFCPRQASIVGEDWHHLVRTRDKLFCLEVELGRGLRMPAVVDLGSSIPLYAARKFVDGANLLEGRPHSTSASVGVEGLSVSTVTRLSRLNIGGHQLTEVPLSIPQCWNLDAPIVIGAPLLWRFHSILDLGAGRLRLHPAAGFDAPFVADRSGLHVVAGPDCLEIIHISPGSPAAASGLQVGDAIVTVDDEPITARFLAENRNLGRRPTGMSYRIGVRGKPPHLLTLADYY; from the coding sequence GTGATCCTCGCCGGCAGGCCGATCACCGCTCTGCTCGACAGCGGCGCCAGCCGCTCGGTGCTCGATCGCCGGTGGGCCGCGTCCGCCGGTCTGGACTGTCCGACCGGCCAGCAGCTTGCCGGCCTGACCGCCACCGTCAGCGCGCAGACGGCGCGCCCCCTGACGATCAGGATCGGGGACACGCAATTGCCCCCGATCAGCCCGGCCGTGCTCGATCTGGCACACCTTTCAGCAGCCGCACGAACGCGGATCGATCTCGTGCTCGGTCAAGAAGCGTTCCTGCACAATCGGGTCGAGATCGATCCCGATCGCATGGTCGTCCGCTTCTGCCCTCGACAGGCCTCGATCGTCGGCGAGGACTGGCACCATCTGGTGCGGACGCGTGACAAACTCTTCTGCCTCGAAGTCGAGCTCGGCCGCGGCTTGCGGATGCCTGCAGTTGTCGATCTCGGCAGCAGCATCCCTCTCTATGCGGCGCGGAAGTTCGTTGACGGCGCGAATTTGCTTGAGGGGCGCCCGCATTCCACCTCGGCGAGTGTCGGCGTGGAAGGCCTCTCCGTCAGCACCGTCACCCGCCTCTCCCGGCTTAACATCGGAGGCCACCAGCTAACGGAGGTACCGCTCAGCATTCCGCAATGCTGGAATCTGGACGCGCCGATCGTCATCGGCGCACCGCTTCTCTGGAGATTCCATTCGATCCTCGATCTCGGCGCAGGGCGGTTGAGACTGCACCCGGCCGCCGGGTTCGACGCCCCGTTCGTGGCCGACCGATCCGGCCTCCACGTCGTCGCCGGGCCGGATTGCCTCGAGATCATCCACATTTCCCCCGGCAGCCCTGCCGCTGCCTCGGGATTGCAGGTCGGCGACGCGATCGTCACCGTCGACGACGAGCCGATCACCGCTCGGTTTCTCGCCGAGAACCGCAATCTCGGCCGCCGACCGACAGGCATGTCCTACCGGATCGGCGTTCGTGGAAAGCCGCCGCATCTGCTCACCCTTGCGGATTATTATTGA
- a CDS encoding SulP family inorganic anion transporter — MPQFALRDFTASIVVFLVAMPLCMGIALASGVPPEKGLITGIIGGIVVGLLAGSPLQVSGPAAGLAVIVFEIVRDQGLSALGPILLLAGLIQVAAGIFRLGGWFRAISPAVVHGMLAGIGLLIVAGQYHVLFDAKPLPSGLDNLAAMPARLLGLAPGQSGGAVAAFAVGLLTIGFMLGWEKFRPASLRLVPGALVGIVAATLAALLLSLDVARVNVPDSLASAIDFPGTEVFASFLNPTILVTAVAIAFIASAETLLSAAAVDRMHDGVRTDYNKELRAQGVGNLLCGAVGSIPMTGVIVRSSANVQAGAMTRASAILHGIWILGFVALLPWLLREIPMAALAGILVVTGWRLVSLQHVKHLLHQYGRFPALIWAGTFVMVVASDLLTGVLTGLALSMLELVPHLKRIRLKVEDRQEAPVREIALDGAATFVALPKVSAVLDAVPQDERVTINLSKVDHVDHTFAEMLTEWLGRRKRAGHAVEVTGARGRVAQLVHAG, encoded by the coding sequence ATGCCCCAATTCGCGCTGCGCGATTTCACCGCGTCCATTGTCGTCTTTCTCGTGGCCATGCCCTTGTGCATGGGCATTGCCCTCGCCTCGGGCGTGCCGCCGGAAAAGGGGCTGATCACCGGCATCATCGGCGGCATCGTCGTCGGCCTCCTCGCCGGTTCTCCGCTCCAGGTCAGCGGCCCGGCCGCGGGCCTGGCGGTGATCGTGTTCGAGATCGTTCGCGACCAGGGCCTGAGCGCGCTCGGCCCGATCCTGCTGCTCGCTGGCCTTATCCAGGTCGCGGCCGGCATCTTTCGCCTTGGCGGCTGGTTCCGGGCGATCTCTCCGGCGGTCGTGCACGGCATGCTTGCCGGCATCGGCCTGCTGATCGTGGCCGGCCAATATCATGTTCTGTTCGATGCCAAGCCGCTGCCGAGCGGGCTCGACAATCTCGCCGCAATGCCGGCGCGGCTGCTCGGCCTGGCCCCCGGTCAGTCGGGCGGCGCCGTTGCCGCCTTCGCCGTCGGCCTGCTGACGATCGGATTCATGCTCGGCTGGGAGAAATTCCGTCCGGCATCCCTGCGCCTCGTGCCGGGCGCGTTGGTCGGGATCGTCGCTGCGACGCTGGCCGCTCTGCTGCTCAGCCTCGACGTGGCGCGGGTAAACGTGCCCGATTCGCTCGCCAGCGCGATCGATTTCCCCGGAACGGAGGTCTTCGCAAGCTTCCTCAACCCGACCATCCTCGTCACCGCTGTCGCGATCGCCTTCATCGCAAGCGCCGAAACCCTGCTGTCGGCAGCCGCGGTGGACCGCATGCATGACGGCGTTCGCACCGACTACAACAAGGAACTGCGCGCGCAGGGCGTCGGCAACCTGCTCTGCGGTGCGGTCGGATCGATCCCGATGACCGGCGTGATCGTACGCAGCTCGGCGAACGTCCAGGCCGGCGCAATGACCCGCGCATCCGCGATCCTCCATGGCATCTGGATCCTCGGCTTCGTTGCCCTGCTGCCGTGGCTCTTGCGCGAGATCCCGATGGCGGCGCTTGCCGGCATTCTGGTGGTGACCGGATGGCGGCTCGTCAGCCTCCAGCACGTCAAGCACCTCCTCCATCAATATGGCCGCTTCCCCGCTTTGATCTGGGCTGGCACCTTCGTGATGGTGGTCGCCTCCGATCTGCTCACTGGCGTGCTCACGGGCCTCGCTTTGTCGATGCTCGAGTTGGTGCCGCACCTGAAGCGTATTCGTCTCAAGGTCGAAGACCGGCAGGAGGCTCCGGTCCGCGAGATCGCCCTGGACGGTGCGGCTACGTTCGTGGCGCTGCCCAAGGTCTCGGCGGTGCTCGATGCCGTGCCACAGGATGAACGGGTCACGATCAATCTGTCGAAGGTGGATCATGTCGATCACACCTTCGCCGAGATGCTCACGGAATGGCTCGGACGGCGCAAGCGGGCCGGCCATGCCGTCGAAGTCACCGGCGCGCGCGGCCGGGTGGCGCAGCTGGTGCACGCCGGATGA
- a CDS encoding carbonic anhydrase, with protein sequence MNELIGRVFSFEKQVYADQSALYSRLATDGQSPKALMISCADSRVVPEHIMQAQPGDLFVCRNAGNIVPPFGQMNGGVSSTVEYAVMVLGVRDIIVCGHSDCGAMKAIGKDDVLASMPNVAAWLRHSNAAAKVVSDCYPELDGQDRVRAVTLENVVAQIAHLRTHPSVAAGIARGEIALHGWYVDIHAGVVLALDGETNRFVTLREDRPLPVALAHGARLAAAPEFAEAAE encoded by the coding sequence ATGAACGAGCTGATCGGCCGCGTCTTCAGTTTCGAAAAGCAGGTTTATGCAGACCAGAGCGCGCTCTACTCGCGGCTCGCCACCGACGGCCAGAGTCCCAAGGCGCTGATGATCTCTTGCGCGGATTCGCGCGTCGTTCCCGAACACATCATGCAGGCGCAGCCGGGCGACCTCTTCGTCTGCCGGAATGCCGGCAACATCGTGCCGCCGTTCGGGCAGATGAACGGCGGCGTGTCGTCGACCGTCGAATATGCCGTGATGGTGCTCGGCGTTCGCGACATCATCGTTTGCGGCCATTCCGATTGCGGCGCCATGAAGGCGATCGGCAAGGATGACGTCCTCGCCTCGATGCCGAACGTCGCCGCCTGGCTTCGTCATTCCAACGCGGCCGCCAAGGTCGTCAGCGATTGCTATCCCGAGCTCGACGGTCAGGATCGCGTGCGCGCGGTGACGCTCGAAAATGTGGTGGCCCAGATCGCCCATCTGCGCACCCATCCTTCGGTCGCCGCCGGTATCGCGCGGGGCGAGATCGCGCTCCACGGCTGGTATGTCGACATCCATGCCGGCGTCGTGCTGGCGCTCGATGGCGAGACCAACCGCTTCGTCACTCTGCGCGAGGACCGCCCGCTGCCGGTCGCGCTGGCCCATGGCGCCCGACTCGCCGCCGCGCCCGAATTCGCCGAAGCCGCCGAATAA
- a CDS encoding ATP-binding protein, which produces MIFKRPSALLTRIFGILLLAIVFEFAASTLFYERVARLQVREEEAHRLAEHLALGYRLVGSRPAAERIALAARISSDKFRFEWRKSPPPLPAIAPELRTMRDQIVQWEPTLARSDLRLYLAGGRGHVVAGIASLPDGSTVRFEAAHVVESASIAANRFLLAIIPAVALIIIAGLMIRRTLRPMGELARAAEAVGQGRELLVEERGPGEVRRVIRAFNAMQTRIHRLIADRTQALAAAGHDLRTPLARLRLRSEAIADADLRKAIFGDLGEMEEMIESLLAYFGGETDPQPPVRVDLAVLIDTLVDEVRDLGGAVTYAGPRHAEMQLRPAAIKRALRNLVDNGLHYGGGADVSLRMTNDWAIIAVEDDGPGIPEDRMEEALRPFSRLDGARARNTAGLGLGLSIVERIVRSEGGDFRIANRSVRGLRAEIRLPLAPPKND; this is translated from the coding sequence ATGATCTTCAAACGTCCGTCCGCGTTGCTGACGCGGATTTTCGGCATTCTCCTCCTCGCGATCGTCTTCGAGTTCGCCGCCAGCACCTTGTTCTACGAACGGGTTGCTCGTCTCCAGGTGCGTGAGGAAGAGGCGCACCGCCTCGCCGAGCATCTCGCCCTCGGATACCGCCTCGTCGGCAGCCGTCCGGCGGCGGAACGGATTGCGCTCGCCGCACGCATCTCCAGCGACAAGTTCCGCTTCGAATGGCGCAAGTCGCCGCCGCCGCTGCCGGCGATCGCGCCCGAGCTTCGCACGATGCGCGACCAGATCGTGCAGTGGGAACCGACACTGGCCCGCTCCGATCTGAGACTCTACCTTGCTGGTGGGCGTGGCCACGTCGTCGCCGGCATCGCATCCCTGCCCGACGGCAGCACCGTTCGGTTCGAAGCGGCCCATGTCGTCGAATCGGCCAGCATCGCAGCCAACCGCTTCCTGCTCGCGATCATCCCGGCCGTGGCGCTCATCATCATCGCCGGGCTGATGATCCGCCGGACGCTGCGGCCGATGGGCGAATTGGCCCGCGCCGCGGAAGCCGTCGGCCAGGGGCGCGAACTGCTCGTCGAGGAACGCGGCCCGGGCGAGGTGCGCCGGGTCATCCGCGCGTTCAACGCCATGCAGACCAGGATCCATCGACTGATCGCCGATCGCACCCAGGCGCTGGCGGCGGCGGGCCACGACCTGCGGACCCCGCTCGCACGGCTGCGCCTGCGCAGCGAGGCTATCGCCGATGCCGATCTGCGCAAGGCGATCTTCGGCGATCTGGGCGAAATGGAGGAGATGATCGAATCGCTGCTCGCCTATTTCGGCGGGGAGACGGATCCGCAGCCGCCGGTGCGCGTCGATCTCGCCGTACTGATCGACACGCTGGTCGACGAGGTGCGCGATCTCGGCGGCGCGGTGACTTATGCGGGACCGCGCCATGCCGAGATGCAGCTCCGACCTGCGGCGATAAAGCGTGCCCTTCGCAACCTGGTCGACAACGGCCTTCATTATGGCGGCGGCGCCGATGTCTCCCTGCGCATGACTAACGACTGGGCGATCATCGCGGTCGAGGATGATGGCCCGGGCATCCCGGAAGACCGGATGGAAGAGGCCCTGCGCCCGTTCTCACGGCTGGACGGCGCCCGCGCGCGCAACACGGCCGGCCTAGGCCTGGGTCTCAGCATCGTGGAGCGCATCGTCCGCAGCGAGGGAGGCGATTTCCGCATCGCCAATCGAAGCGTGCGTGGCCTGCGTGCCGAAATCCGCTTGCCGCTCGCGCCCCCGAAGAACGACTAA
- a CDS encoding response regulator transcription factor gives MRGHASDCHGSEGVSAQLVLLVEDDPALRTLTARALQQNGYRVRTAVSGAEMWAALEAEPVDLILLDIMLPGTSGIDLCRMIRQRGDVPIIFVSARGEETDRVVGLELGADDYLAKPFSTRELVARIRAVLRRGRLDGRHGAERAQRAAFDGWVADFTRREVISPTGAVVELTGAEFDLLTVFLDQPQRVISRERLIELSRNRLGDSSDRSIDVLVSRLRRKLSTDRGAAPFVTVRGVGYMFNAAVDRQ, from the coding sequence ATGCGCGGCCATGCTTCCGATTGCCATGGTTCCGAGGGCGTGAGCGCACAGCTCGTTCTGCTCGTCGAGGACGATCCCGCACTGCGGACACTGACGGCGCGCGCGCTGCAGCAAAATGGCTATCGGGTCCGCACCGCGGTGTCGGGTGCGGAAATGTGGGCCGCCCTGGAGGCCGAACCCGTCGATCTGATCCTGCTCGACATCATGCTGCCGGGCACCAGCGGCATCGATCTGTGCCGGATGATCCGCCAGCGCGGTGACGTTCCGATCATCTTCGTGAGTGCGCGCGGCGAGGAGACCGACCGAGTCGTCGGTCTGGAGCTCGGCGCCGACGATTATCTCGCCAAGCCGTTCAGCACCCGCGAATTGGTGGCCCGCATCCGCGCCGTCCTGCGGCGCGGCCGGCTCGACGGCCGCCATGGTGCCGAACGTGCCCAACGGGCGGCGTTCGACGGCTGGGTCGCAGACTTCACCCGCCGCGAGGTGATTTCGCCGACCGGGGCGGTCGTGGAGCTTACCGGCGCCGAATTCGATCTGCTGACCGTCTTCCTTGATCAGCCCCAGCGGGTGATCTCACGCGAACGCCTCATCGAGCTGTCGCGCAACCGGCTCGGCGATTCGTCGGACCGGAGCATCGACGTCCTGGTCAGCCGGCTGCGCCGCAAGCTCTCCACGGATCGGGGTGCGGCGCCGTTCGTGACGGTGCGCGGCGTCGGCTACATGTTCAACGCGGCCGTCGATCGGCAATGA
- a CDS encoding ATP-binding protein encodes MPPRLIGRVGLVILALALLQVTASLVFYRVIDRHTARADHARRAAELLVVSHRLELVGKERVSRLMTTRHLAVSVDQTPLVPRPGSAVEEIRQEILRWEPELAARRLHLDSERTGGREHLVGSMQLADRKWLNFRSANLSARWPIAVKAATITLLLTLVCLMAVLYTLRLMGAPLRRLAEATERIGEGARVSFSETGPRDVRNLSRAFNQMQERLARMVTDQASAFEAISHDLRTPLSRIKVAADFVEAEDIRTMIADSSDEMEAMLSSLQRFLRAQHVTGEAAPIALPELAAALRERWGEELTVETPRATIVTYREPLEMALDPLIENALQYGGRATLSFRHDADGWLAELHDSGPGIPDPHLADVLTPFFRLDEARARNTAGFGLGIPTAHRLLLRFGGALEFENRKEGGLVARIRLPTTAAVFHER; translated from the coding sequence ATGCCGCCGCGCCTGATCGGCCGCGTCGGTCTCGTCATTCTTGCTCTCGCACTGCTCCAGGTGACCGCCAGCCTGGTCTTCTACCGGGTCATCGATCGCCATACCGCGCGGGCCGATCATGCCCGGCGTGCGGCGGAACTGCTTGTCGTCAGCCATCGGCTCGAACTGGTCGGCAAGGAGCGGGTATCCAGGCTGATGACCACCCGCCACCTTGCGGTTTCGGTCGATCAAACTCCGCTGGTGCCGCGGCCCGGTTCCGCGGTCGAGGAGATCCGCCAGGAGATCCTGCGCTGGGAGCCGGAACTGGCGGCGCGAAGGCTCCATCTCGACAGTGAGCGGACCGGAGGGCGCGAACATCTGGTCGGATCGATGCAATTGGCCGATCGCAAATGGCTGAACTTCCGCTCAGCCAACCTTTCTGCGCGCTGGCCGATCGCGGTGAAAGCCGCGACGATCACCCTGTTGCTGACGCTCGTCTGCCTGATGGCCGTCCTCTACACGCTGCGGCTGATGGGCGCACCGCTGCGGCGCCTCGCCGAGGCAACCGAACGGATCGGGGAGGGGGCGCGCGTGTCGTTTTCCGAGACCGGGCCCAGGGATGTGCGCAATCTGAGCCGGGCGTTCAACCAGATGCAGGAGCGGCTCGCACGCATGGTCACCGACCAGGCGAGCGCCTTCGAGGCGATCAGCCATGATCTGCGGACGCCGCTCAGTCGCATCAAGGTTGCCGCCGACTTCGTCGAAGCGGAAGACATCAGGACGATGATCGCGGACAGCAGCGACGAAATGGAGGCCATGCTGTCGTCGCTCCAGCGCTTCCTGCGGGCGCAGCACGTCACCGGCGAGGCGGCGCCGATTGCGCTTCCGGAGCTTGCGGCGGCATTGCGCGAGCGCTGGGGCGAGGAGTTGACCGTCGAGACGCCGCGCGCAACGATCGTCACTTACCGCGAACCCCTCGAGATGGCGCTCGATCCCCTGATCGAAAATGCGCTTCAATATGGCGGGCGGGCGACCTTGTCGTTTCGCCATGATGCGGACGGCTGGTTGGCGGAACTGCACGATTCCGGGCCCGGCATCCCGGATCCTCACCTGGCCGATGTGCTGACACCGTTCTTCCGCCTCGACGAGGCCAGAGCCCGCAACACTGCCGGCTTCGGCCTCGGTATTCCGACCGCCCATCGCCTTCTGCTCCGTTTCGGCGGCGCGCTCGAATTCGAGAACCGGAAGGAGGGCGGATTGGTCGCACGTATCCGGCTTCCCACCACCGCGGCCGTGTTCCACGAACGCTGA